In a single window of the bacterium genome:
- a CDS encoding virulence protein RhuM/Fic/DOC family protein, giving the protein MKDKVINLNKSGEIVFYRDSDSSREVEITYRDETIWLTQSQIADVFGTEVPAINKHIRNIISSGELKPGATISKMEIVQSEGRRRVKREVAFYSLDMIISVGYRVNSRKATQFRIWANRVLKEHILRGYTLNEQRLKDQAKNMAELQKAIDLIQRSAKETDLKLQEARGLLEVLTGYTRTFTLLNQFDKQTLAADDVHRQITFVLRYDEARSAIDELKNSLLAAKDASDLFGREKDDSFKGILGSVVQTFDGKYLYPSIEEQAAHLLYFVIKNHPFIDGNKRIGSFLFVWFLNRNMHLLRKSGEQKINDNALVALALLVAQSDPSQKDIMITLIINLINQ; this is encoded by the coding sequence ATGAAAGATAAAGTCATCAATCTCAATAAAAGCGGTGAAATCGTTTTCTATCGGGACTCAGACAGTTCCCGTGAGGTCGAAATCACATACCGTGACGAGACTATCTGGCTGACACAAAGTCAGATTGCCGATGTTTTCGGCACAGAAGTTCCGGCAATTAATAAACATATAAGAAACATTATTTCTTCGGGAGAATTGAAGCCTGGAGCAACTATTTCCAAAATGGAAATAGTTCAATCCGAAGGCCGGAGACGAGTGAAACGAGAGGTTGCCTTTTACAGCCTTGACATGATAATTTCTGTAGGCTATCGAGTCAATTCCAGAAAAGCGACTCAGTTTCGAATCTGGGCAAATCGTGTACTCAAGGAGCATATTCTACGCGGGTATACGCTTAATGAGCAAAGGCTTAAGGATCAGGCAAAGAATATGGCCGAGCTCCAGAAGGCGATTGACCTGATACAGCGGTCCGCTAAAGAGACCGATCTGAAACTTCAGGAAGCTCGGGGCCTTTTGGAAGTACTGACCGGCTACACCCGCACATTCACACTTCTCAACCAATTTGACAAACAAACCCTTGCTGCTGACGACGTCCATCGGCAGATTACGTTTGTCTTACGTTATGACGAAGCCCGGTCTGCCATTGACGAATTGAAGAATTCCCTGCTCGCCGCCAAAGACGCATCGGATCTTTTTGGGCGTGAAAAAGACGATAGCTTTAAAGGAATTCTCGGCAGTGTCGTTCAGACCTTTGACGGAAAGTATTTATATCCGAGCATCGAAGAGCAAGCCGCACACCTGCTCTACTTTGTGATCAAGAACCATCCTTTTATCGACGGCAATAAACGCATCGGGTCGTTTTTGTTTGTCTGGTTCCTGAATCGGAATATGCATTTGCTGCGTAAATCCGGTGAACAAAAGATCAATGACAACGCGCTGGTGGCGCTGGCCCTCCTTGTCGCTCAAAGCGACCCATCCCAGAAAGATATCATGATCACACTCATCATCAATCTCATCAACCAGTAA
- a CDS encoding site-specific DNA-methyltransferase, whose translation MPHERLRPGFVFDEERIKQLKQIAPEAFADGKINWETLKEALGNYTEEDNPEVEHFGLFWPGKKEARKLASIPSKGTLIPCPGEGVDEETTRNIFIEGENLEVLKILQKSYAGRIKMIYIDPPYNTGNDFVYEDDFKEPLEEYLRRTGQVDEEGKPMTTNTRADGRFHSKWLSMMYPRLRLARNLLRDDGLIFVSIDDNEITNLRTILNELFGEEQFQSQIVWKNKYGPGAQTKGIGRLHEYILCYSKSNIDELSSNLSPEEIEQYKNKDNKYETRGGYVTQPLATKSKDDRPNLVYPLKWKGKEIWPDKQWIWSKERLLKAMDNDEIVINESDGKFSVRFKQYLRDENGNMRKGKPLSLMVSGPFNQDGTKEIRELFGFDAFDFPKPSDLVKFLFSIMVNNTDDKDGIYLDFFAGSGTSAHALMSLNNEDNGKRRYILVQMPEEIDDDDIRKKSHCQTISDLAIERIKKSSQQFKKLAKKKDNDLGFHCLRLVESNFRSWSEFIPSDMLSLEKTFLGFETPLLDNWEPENLILEIILIEGFSLDSKIDVLKRYRKNKIYEILSDFCDHKLLVCLDNKVYKDTIEEIKLDEKDVFICLDSAISDSDKVRLSDMGVLKTI comes from the coding sequence ATGCCTCACGAAAGACTACGACCCGGATTCGTCTTCGATGAAGAACGAATCAAGCAACTAAAACAAATCGCGCCCGAGGCCTTTGCCGACGGGAAGATCAACTGGGAGACGCTCAAAGAAGCGCTCGGTAACTACACGGAAGAAGACAATCCGGAGGTCGAACACTTCGGCCTCTTCTGGCCCGGCAAGAAAGAAGCCCGTAAACTCGCTTCCATTCCCAGCAAGGGCACACTCATCCCGTGTCCCGGCGAAGGCGTGGACGAAGAAACCACCCGCAATATCTTCATCGAAGGCGAAAACCTCGAAGTCCTCAAGATCCTCCAGAAAAGCTACGCCGGGCGTATCAAGATGATCTACATCGATCCGCCGTATAATACGGGCAACGACTTCGTCTATGAAGACGACTTCAAAGAACCTCTGGAAGAATACCTGCGCCGGACCGGACAAGTAGACGAAGAAGGAAAGCCAATGACGACAAATACGCGCGCCGACGGCCGCTTTCACTCGAAATGGCTCAGTATGATGTATCCCAGATTGAGGCTTGCTCGAAATTTGTTAAGGGATGATGGTTTGATTTTTGTTAGTATTGATGATAATGAGATCACAAATTTACGAACAATATTGAATGAACTTTTTGGTGAAGAACAGTTTCAATCACAAATTGTCTGGAAGAATAAGTATGGACCAGGAGCGCAGACAAAAGGAATAGGACGGCTTCATGAATATATACTTTGCTATTCCAAATCAAATATTGATGAACTGAGCTCAAATCTATCACCAGAAGAAATTGAACAATACAAGAACAAAGATAACAAGTATGAAACCCGTGGTGGCTACGTTACGCAACCATTGGCAACAAAAAGCAAAGATGACAGGCCTAATTTAGTCTATCCGTTAAAATGGAAAGGAAAAGAGATTTGGCCAGATAAACAGTGGATTTGGTCGAAGGAAAGACTTCTAAAGGCCATGGATAATGACGAAATTGTAATCAATGAATCTGACGGGAAATTTAGCGTACGCTTTAAACAATACCTTCGAGATGAAAACGGAAATATGAGAAAAGGGAAGCCTCTGTCGCTTATGGTATCTGGTCCATTTAATCAAGATGGAACTAAAGAAATTCGAGAATTATTTGGATTCGATGCTTTTGATTTTCCCAAACCGTCAGACCTCGTAAAGTTTTTGTTTTCAATTATGGTTAACAATACTGATGACAAAGATGGTATCTATTTGGATTTTTTTGCAGGCTCTGGAACCTCTGCTCACGCTCTAATGAGTCTAAATAATGAGGATAATGGAAAGAGAAGATATATTCTAGTCCAAATGCCCGAGGAAATTGATGATGATGATATAAGGAAAAAGTCACACTGTCAGACTATTTCTGATTTGGCTATTGAAAGAATTAAGAAAAGTAGTCAACAGTTTAAGAAACTAGCAAAGAAGAAAGATAACGATCTGGGCTTTCATTGTTTAAGGCTAGTAGAGTCAAATTTTAGATCATGGTCTGAATTTATTCCTTCTGACATGTTGAGTCTTGAGAAAACGTTTTTAGGTTTTGAAACTCCGTTATTGGATAACTGGGAACCTGAAAATCTTATACTTGAAATTATCTTGATTGAAGGTTTTTCTCTTGATAGTAAAATTGACGTTTTAAAAAGGTACAGAAAGAATAAAATTTATGAAATTTTGTCCGATTTCTGCGACCACAAGTTGCTAGTGTGCTTAGATAACAAAGTGTATAAGGACACCATTGAAGAAATTAAGTTGGATGAGAAAGATGTTTTCATTTGCCTCGACAGCGCCATATCGGACTCGGATAAGGTGAGGTTGTCCGATATGGGTGTTTTGAAGACGATATAA
- a CDS encoding PD-(D/E)XK nuclease family protein produces the protein MTDQEIEEKIKEFFEENHEMLAMEGGHALTADSKEYALNQVLYYFRKLKDVASKVTSTEVKLTLPDQKTPKGREFTIEGVVDIVKEEGETWMYDIKTHDPDYIRGNMDFYEKQLNVYAHIWQELRGNPLDHTAVISTAYPVTLRNALNTGNLSAIERELAAWQPLIPIPFKQQNVKETITDFGRVVDQIEGKEFEPPKLKVLKEPIPGTKSLFATRVCRNCDARFSCSSYREYVLSTGGRSASHFKKYLNQIADDVEQEEFINANLQASPPPESIPEIAE, from the coding sequence ATGACCGATCAAGAGATTGAAGAAAAAATAAAGGAATTTTTCGAAGAGAATCACGAGATGCTGGCGATGGAAGGCGGCCATGCACTGACCGCGGACAGCAAAGAATACGCTCTCAATCAGGTTCTCTACTATTTCAGAAAACTCAAAGATGTGGCCTCCAAAGTCACATCTACGGAAGTCAAGCTGACACTGCCGGACCAGAAAACGCCCAAAGGACGTGAATTTACCATCGAAGGCGTCGTGGATATCGTCAAAGAGGAAGGTGAGACGTGGATGTATGACATCAAGACGCACGATCCCGACTACATCCGCGGCAATATGGATTTCTACGAAAAGCAACTCAATGTCTATGCCCACATCTGGCAGGAACTCCGCGGCAATCCGCTTGACCATACCGCCGTCATCTCGACGGCCTATCCTGTGACGCTCCGCAATGCGCTCAATACCGGCAATCTGAGCGCCATCGAACGCGAATTGGCGGCATGGCAACCTTTAATACCTATTCCGTTCAAACAGCAGAACGTCAAAGAGACCATCACGGACTTCGGACGTGTCGTCGATCAGATCGAGGGAAAGGAATTTGAACCGCCAAAACTGAAAGTGCTAAAAGAGCCAATCCCCGGCACGAAGTCGCTTTTTGCGACACGGGTATGTCGTAACTGTGATGCACGATTCTCCTGTTCTTCGTATCGCGAATATGTGCTGAGCACCGGCGGGCGCAGCGCATCGCATTTCAAGAAATATCTCAATCAGATCGCCGACGATGTGGAACAGGAAGAATTCATCAATGCCAATCTGCAGGCTTCGCCGCCGCCGGAATCCATACCGGAAATAGCAGAATAG